The Fusobacterium necrophorum subsp. necrophorum genome has a window encoding:
- the prfB gene encoding peptide chain release factor 2 (programmed frameshift), which translates to MDILECKREYGVLKEQLEEIRRSLDLEKRQDKIAELEARTMEEGFWNDKKSSSALIKAMNEEKALLASFQSLVEEIEEEEVLIEFVEAGDESSQVELEEKHKQLLKDMESFSTGLLLDGEYDGNNAIVTIHSGAGGTEACDWADMLYRMYTRWCHDKKYKIEEMDFMPGDSVGIKSITFLVSGYHAYGYLKCEKGIHRLVRISPFDANKKRHTSFASVEVVPEVDESVEVEVEAADIRIDTYRASGAGGQHINMTDSAVRITHFPTGIVVTCQKERSQLNNRETAMKMLQSKLLELELKKKEEEMKKLQGEQSEIGWGSQIRSYVFQPYTMVKDHRTGVEVGNIKAVMDGDLDEFMNGYLRWNKQK; encoded by the exons ATGGATATTTTGGAATGTAAACGGGAATATGGAGTTTTGAAAGAGCAATTGGAAGAGATCAGGAGGTCTCTT GACCTGGAAAAAAGACAAGATAAGATTGCGGAGCTGGAAGCTCGAACCATGGAAGAAGGGTTTTGGAATGATAAAAAAAGCTCTTCCGCACTTATCAAAGCAATGAATGAAGAAAAAGCTTTGCTTGCTTCTTTTCAATCCCTGGTGGAAGAAATAGAAGAGGAAGAAGTTCTCATCGAATTTGTAGAAGCGGGAGATGAATCCTCTCAAGTGGAATTGGAGGAAAAACATAAACAACTGTTAAAGGATATGGAAAGTTTTTCCACCGGTCTTCTGTTGGATGGAGAATATGACGGAAATAATGCCATTGTGACGATTCATTCCGGTGCGGGAGGAACGGAAGCTTGCGATTGGGCGGATATGTTATACCGTATGTATACCAGATGGTGTCATGATAAAAAGTATAAGATAGAAGAAATGGATTTTATGCCGGGAGATTCGGTAGGAATCAAATCCATTACTTTTTTAGTGTCGGGGTATCATGCCTATGGATATTTAAAATGTGAAAAGGGAATTCATCGTTTGGTACGAATTTCTCCTTTTGATGCGAATAAGAAACGACACACTTCCTTTGCTTCCGTCGAAGTAGTTCCGGAGGTGGATGAAAGTGTGGAAGTGGAAGTGGAGGCAGCGGATATTCGAATTGATACATATCGAGCCAGCGGAGCGGGAGGACAGCATATCAATATGACGGATTCCGCAGTACGAATTACTCACTTTCCGACAGGTATTGTGGTAACCTGTCAAAAGGAACGTTCCCAGTTGAACAATCGGGAAACGGCGATGAAGATGTTACAATCCAAACTGTTGGAGTTGGAATTGAAGAAAAAAGAAGAAGAGATGAAAAAACTTCAAGGAGAACAGAGTGAGATCGGTTGGGGAAGTCAGATTCGTTCCTATGTTTTTCAACCTTATACTATGGTAAAAGATCATCGAACCGGAGTGGAAGTTGGAAATATCAAGGCGGTTATGGATGGAGATTTGGATGAATTCATGAACGGCTATCTACGTTGGAATAAGCAAAAATAA
- a CDS encoding (2Fe-2S) ferredoxin domain-containing protein, which translates to MCRGVSCGRKNRKMWETLSEREDIILEEVRCFGQCKKGPNVKIDGQMYHFMDLEKVEWFLKK; encoded by the coding sequence GTGTGTAGAGGTGTAAGTTGTGGTAGAAAAAATCGGAAGATGTGGGAAACTTTGTCCGAACGGGAGGACATTATTTTGGAGGAAGTTCGATGTTTTGGACAGTGTAAGAAGGGACCCAATGTAAAAATAGACGGACAGATGTATCATTTTATGGATTTGGAAAAAGTGGAGTGGTTTTTAAAAAAATAA
- the acpS gene encoding holo-ACP synthase, protein MIRGIGTDIIEILRIGKAIRDPKFLRKVFTEKERDEQEARGNKVESYAALFAAKEAIVKAMGTGFRGIEFTDIEIFHDDWGKPWVYLHGIRQDDWSLSLSHCKTYAVAMAIWEE, encoded by the coding sequence ATGATTCGAGGAATAGGAACAGATATTATTGAAATTTTAAGAATAGGAAAAGCAATTCGAGATCCGAAATTTCTGAGAAAGGTATTTACGGAAAAAGAGCGAGATGAGCAAGAGGCTCGGGGGAACAAAGTGGAAAGTTATGCAGCTCTATTTGCTGCAAAAGAAGCAATTGTCAAGGCAATGGGAACCGGATTCCGAGGGATAGAATTTACAGATATTGAAATTTTTCATGATGATTGGGGAAAACCTTGGGTGTATTTGCATGGGATTCGACAGGATGATTGGAGTCTATCTTTATCCCATTGTAAAACCTATGCCGTCGCCATGGCAATTTGGGAGGAATGA
- a CDS encoding TatD family hydrolase produces the protein MKRIDSHVHLNDERFDKDRKEVLQRIQEEMDFVVNIGYNLESSQISIDYAKKYPFIYATVGLHPAEEEEYTEALEEKLEEMAREEKVLAIGEIGLDYHWMTKRKELQQEIFRRQLALAERVGKPVVIHTREAMEDTVRILQEFPKVKGILHCYPGSVETAKRMTDRFYLGIGGVLTFKNAKKLVDVVREISLEHLVLETDCPYMAPTPYRGQRNEPIYTKEVAMKIAEIKGISYEEVVEVTNKNTRKAYGML, from the coding sequence ATGAAACGAATTGATTCCCATGTTCATCTGAATGATGAACGATTTGATAAAGACAGGAAAGAAGTTTTACAAAGAATTCAAGAAGAAATGGATTTTGTCGTCAATATCGGGTATAACTTGGAAAGCAGTCAGATTTCGATTGACTATGCCAAAAAGTATCCTTTTATCTATGCAACCGTCGGCTTACATCCGGCAGAAGAGGAAGAATATACCGAAGCTCTGGAAGAAAAATTGGAAGAAATGGCAAGGGAAGAAAAAGTTTTGGCAATTGGAGAAATTGGCTTGGATTACCATTGGATGACGAAGAGGAAAGAACTTCAACAGGAAATTTTTCGAAGGCAATTGGCATTGGCGGAAAGAGTCGGAAAACCGGTTGTGATCCACACACGGGAGGCAATGGAAGATACCGTTCGAATCTTGCAAGAGTTTCCAAAAGTAAAGGGAATTTTGCATTGCTATCCGGGTTCCGTGGAAACAGCAAAACGGATGACAGATCGTTTTTATTTAGGAATTGGCGGAGTATTGACCTTTAAAAATGCAAAAAAATTGGTGGATGTTGTGAGGGAAATTTCTTTGGAACACTTGGTTTTGGAAACGGATTGTCCTTATATGGCTCCAACTCCTTATCGAGGACAGAGAAATGAACCGATTTATACAAAGGAAGTCGCCATGAAAATAGCGGAAATTAAAGGGATTTCTTATGAAGAAGTGGTAGAGGTAACAAATAAAAATACCAGAAAGGCATACGGGATGTTATGA